Sequence from the Euwallacea similis isolate ESF13 chromosome 23, ESF131.1, whole genome shotgun sequence genome:
ACACTCTCAAATCGGATTACGCAACCCGAGACTTTAGGTTGGGGTCAATTCGAATGTTCAGGTTTAAATGTCCCTTCGCCGAGAAGTTGGCGATTTCTCGTCGAAAGgttaaaaggaaattgaaaacaaatattagaTGAAGTGAAGATATCTTGGGAATGTTAAAGTTGGCTTTTCCAGATTATCTGCTGAAAGTCTTGTTGGTTCTCCTAACATGGTTTTCATGTGAGATTCACTGGATTGATCAAGAGATTCAAGCAATTCTTGCTAGAAGAATTGAGGACGTTTAGCGATTTATTACGTTTAAAATTGATTCCTTGTAAGAAACCTCAATTCCTTTAGTAATTAGattccaaatattttctctttaataGTTGCCGAGAGACGTTCCTTCCATGCGTTTGGTCTCCCCCCGTCTGAGATTTCCTCTACATAAACtcattcatcaaaatatccCACACTTGGCTCACCGAATTCGAACTTTTATGCACGCAGCATGGCCATAAATATCACTGAAACCAATTCTgttatcaaatattattattatctattGATTCCAACCCTCATATATTTGAGCATTTAAGCCGATAAATCCCGGCAAAACTCGCGGCTGCTGTTCGTTATTCCATAACATGAACTTTGCTCCGGACCAGTGACAGAGGACGTATTTGTTGCGCTAACTTCCAGATTCTGGAAATGTGGCTTTTCGACGTTGTGCCAGAGTTACAGCGTATCTGCTACTTCCTTCCGGCAAGACATGCCAAACTCTCTGTGAATAATTTAACtataattttgcattataGTGGAGTTggtcaataaattatttacgcCTCCACTTGTGGGAGTTGCATTTCAGATGTGCCTGGGAAATAGgattaataacatttatttcaggGTAAAGACCTCCCAGCCAAAGATCTCTCCGGCACCAGTGATCCATATGTGAGGGTGACGTTACTCCCGGATAAGAAGCACCGATtagaaactaaaattaaaaggaGGACACTCAACCCGAGATGGAACGAGACATTTTATTTCGAAGGATTTCCGATACAAAAACTGCAATCGAGGGTTTTACATCTTCACGTCTTCGATTACGACAGGTTTTCACGGGACGATTCCATCGGCGAAGTTTTCTTACCATTGTGCCAGGTGAGAAACTGCTTTCATTGCATTGGAACATTTTCAGGGTTGTTGAAAAGTAGACTTTTGTGAGGATTCTGGGCTTAATAAATGATAAGAAAAAACTACCACTAGAACATCGCAATTTGAGAAAAGAcgcgaaattttaaaagccttGCACAGGTTTCAGTAATTTACGTTCATCGCTGGACAGACGCACACACGTAAAACTTGAAGACTTTCGTAAGGGGTAAGGGCTTTGAAGCCTCCCATATACGAAGATTAcggtatttttctttatattacattttttcattactttaCGTTTTTCAAGTGCATCATATTACGACTAATTAACGCTTTAGGCATCTTGAAGTGTTCTGAAACTGTCGAAATGTTTAGACATGCCGgaatagaaattttgaatattgtttTCGCAGCGATCATATGTGGCTTATAAAGAACGTTCTATTCACGCTGCAGCGTGCAATAATCGCGAATTATAACACGATGCAGCGTGCTATAATGGCCGATTATGATGCATGCGTAATAAAAGGGTAATTACCCGGTCATAAACTTAATTGTGTTAAAGCGATTTACCTTGATCTCCTTCCAGTTAACCCTCAAAAATATATCGCTCCCCTTAATTCCAATTTTCACTAAAGTGCGGAAATTTCGACCGAGTTACCCGACAAAAGCCATTCAGAAGTTAGCATGAAAATTTTCCGGGAAACGGGAAAAACGTTTTCAATTAACCGTCAGGTTTTAGTGAGTATCATTACACACCATAAAATGAGATATATGGGCTAGAAACTTTGAGATTATTGTCACCGGAACTGGATTAACTTTGTGTTAACTTCACGGAGCACCAGAAACTCGGAATTATTCAAATCGGAAAGCCACTGGAAACTTTTTGGAAACTTGTTGCTCAGCATAGTAACCGAGCTGATGATATTAAACGAGGCAGTTGAATTATGGAGACTTACGCCTTAAAACTGGAGTTGGCGAGGCGCGTTTTACGGAAATCCAAACAATGGTATCCATTAAAACGTTGGACTACTTCCAGAGCTAAATGGGATGGCTTTTAAATGGGTTCCGGTGCAAAGTTGAGTGCCTGAATTGGcggctttatttttatttcaaaaattgaggGAAATATTTGTGTGAcactcaataattttttcggcCGTGGACAAAGTGCCTGCTTGGATACTAAATCTTAATTTGAGAGTCCCATCCTGATGCCTTTGGATCGCGTAATTCGCagattcaaattgcattttaagcGGTCCGCGCATTTAATCCCAGAAGCAGAGAAAATTCCTTTGAAAGAATTTCCCTTCAAGactgaaattcaatttatgaGCTCTTTAACAGAAAGAGATTCCTCTTAAATATTCTTAATGAATGCCTTTTTGGACTGTTGTACAATAACGCATATTTCAGGTTGACCTTAGCGAAAAGCCTTCATTCTGGAAAGCCCTCAAACCACCTGCGAAGGACAAATGTGGAGAACTGCTGACGTCACTCTGCTATCACCCCAGCAACAGCACCCTCACCCTCACTTTGCTCAAAGCACGCAACTTAAAGGCCAAAGACATAAACGGAAAATCTGGTAAGTCTCCTGAAGTATTGAATCCAGGGTAAATTACATGATGTCTGAAGGGTGACAAACAACCCTAATTTTTGTCTTCGCGTATGATAAACGGGGCGAGAAATTCCCATTTCAGCTGCATGCTTTCGGAATTTATAGTCGGGCTTCTCAAATGTCATAATAATTCGTCTGGAATAATGCGGTCATATTTCCTGTTATATGGGAGAATGGGATTTTTGGTTTATTGGTTTGAGTTTCCGTGGATATCTTCGAAATAAGCGTAAAGGAAGATGTCCCAGTTgaataaaaaagaagaaatcttCGTAAGTAAAGCACCACGCAGCTTGTTAACCACcccaaaaaaatctttttcctGAATTTTGGCAAAAGAGTGACAGTTTTCGAGTTGGAAACCGGTAAGCAAACAGGTTTAATTTCATCAGTAGTTACATAACGAACAATCCTACACGTTACATAATAAACAACTTTAACATTATTTCATACTCAGTTAACAAAAGGGACCAGTGGCAACAATGGTTACTGTAGTCCTCCAGCTACAGAGCACACCTCGAATGTAGTcacattttttagattttttcattcgacagcaaaattacaaaaaaaactattttgcgAAACTGATATTCcttaactgaattttttgtaaaagtcTGAAAAACATGAACACAAATTTACAAGTTTTTGTTCAGCACAAGGTAGACCTCTcctctttctctttcttttgCTCTCTCCCTCTtgtccccccccccccccccctcttTCTCTGTCCCTCTTCATGCTGATTCTCACAAACGTTACGTATTCATTATCGATCAGAGTTattggacatttttttctaattcgaAAACTTTCTGGTTCagcaatataaaattttgatggaTCTTGGTTTGTAGACGATCTGGTTCTAATTTATGAGTTCCCAGCATCCTCTGTCTTTTTTTCCTTCCtggtgaatatttttttcactacTTTGTGTGTACCTGCATAATGTGTCATTTGTTCTTTTCTTTAGATCCCTACGTGAAAGTGTGGCTCCAATTCGGCGACAAACGCGTGGAAAAACGTAAAACAGCCATCTACAAGTGCACCCTAAATCCCGTTTTTAACGACTCCTTCGCCTTCAACGTGCCATGGGAGAAAATCAGGGAATGTTCGTTAGACGTTATGGTGATGGATTTCGACAATATTGGACGAAATGAGCTGATAGGACGAATATTATTGGCTGGTAAGTTCACTTATTGAAGCTCCTATTTTCTGCGTGAAAGACTTCGTTTTGAAGAAAAAGGGAATACAGGACAGTGCTGTAAGTATTTTGCAAATGTAGAACAGACCAAGCcgtgaattttcattattcatGATCATGAAATGCGCTTTTAAGGccctttttccattttctctCCTTCAGTTTCTCTCCCTAACGTCGAAATTTACCTTCTAAGATTTTCTTTCTGCACTTAACACCCTTCATTTTGTTCCTTCTGAAAAAAACCCAAGTCCCTCCTGCTTTTTGATGTAACACTCTagtaaatttgcttttaattttacactttAAATGGCCTACTTTTCTTTTCTCCCCTTCAGTTTATTTCCCCCGCATTGACATTTAATGTAGATgcccttcaaaattttctgtaaCCGAgcagtttcattttttcaatttgtatattgttatttattatgcGTTTATCATTATTGTAGCTTATTGTTATacgttaatttaaatttcactttctcttttttaaagGCAAAAATGGTTCAGGTGCCTCCGAAACTAAACACTGGCAGGACATGATCACGAAACCCAGACAGAACATAGTGCAGTGGCATAGGCTCAAACCCGAATAAGCCTCTCTACTGGCCACATGCTAAATTTAAGAGCATACTATATTCTAACGCCGTTTAATCCTTTGTTATTACTAATTGTGTGAATCCATGTGTTTCAATTATTGCCAAAAGTTTCAATTAAGTATTGACAATAAGATAAGACACATCTCCATGCAACCAAGTTTGATACGAGTAGAAACGTCTCTGTACAAAATTTCTCTGTTGATGTTTATTTCAGAAGCAGctttacaaaattattgaacTTGGTGGCATTGCCTCTTACAACGTTGatttagtattttttgcttttgttatTTTCCTAGCGATTCAGTTTAACGGTCTTAATTGTATGGAAATGTTTGAGCGAcagaaaaatcataatttttcaaaataaaataaaaatagaaatattcaTTCGAAAGGTATGTGGAGCTCCtgaaaagttacaaaaaaccaaaattatgagcaatttcaaaagtttctttgaaatttccatatttttcaggACTGAAAAACTTAAGGACTGATAAAATGAgttgaaataaacaatttatcgATAATATACTTAATCACTAGTGATTTATTTCTAGTGATTATGTGAACTTTAAGCATCTATAATTGTGAACAATGTGAACTGTCAACATTTGTCTCGATACGTGAATGTTTCTGtcaaattcaagtaaaaaaacaacaaaagcTAAGTGCAACGTTGCCGTCTTTCCTCATTTTTTGATTTCAGAAGAGACTTTTGGAaactatgtaatttttaaaactttagaaTTCTGTAcaagaaaaatgtatattgGAAATCACCAgatcaaaaatacaaaaaggcTCTAAAATCAAtgataatataaaaaagaacttttgcaAACCTTCAAGTACCTACTTTCACATCGAGAGCTTGCCTACTTTTGAAAGTGAATGAAAATCTCTTAAATGGATGCTGATGGAAAAATTGGATGCTCTCCTGCAAACATGTCCATACAGCTAAGGCACCTCAGTGTGGCTCCTTGAGTTTGCTTGTCATAAGACTGCCggagtaataatttttaagccTCAACTTCACAGCTCCCTTGAAATCCCTTTCACGTTAAAATCTCACAAGTTGAATTGCCAAAAAGCGAAACTACTGCTCATCATCGACCGCATATTCAAAGGTGAAAGATGTAGGAGAGTGTAGGATAGAGTGCTTTTGTACAGGTGCCTTGCAGTAGACATTGGGACCATTTGAATATGCCCACAATGATGAGCTCAGTTTTCAATTctgtcaataaaaaaatatcaatgaaaaTCGCACAATTTGATCATATAATAAGTCTTCTTCGTAACTGTACCTCTATCAGTATTAATTTTATAGCCGGCTTTTAGTTACTCATTACCACACGATTCAATGCTTGAAAAGTTCTCTGGAAACCGGACTTTTATGAGATCTGGCATCTGTGTATAGACACAACTTATCTTAGAAAAGAAGCACAACTTATCTCTTACCCCCTCTATCGTACGTCTTTAAAACATCTATACTCGTTCTTCTTAAGATTTAATCAAGAAATGTAAGGAGAATATCTCTTACCAAAGAAAGagacatattttttgtgatacctttaaatgttaaatataatattgttataaatatgaatattttagatttatggTAAAATTAGGTATTAACATTATTGAACGTTTAAACTTAGTCTGAGGTTCTATATTCAACAACCGGATAGATTAGTCAAGTCGGTCTTCTTGCAACAGTTTCTCATTTTAGCTTGATGTGAATATAGAACGTTgaaaattgttatcaaagtatttttcttatattcgTATTTATCAGTATTGTTACGTTTTCCTTGACGAGCGTGaagtataattttaaaaatttattatgcatAATCGGtgtaatttttacgaaataaatttattactaacgTTAGATCTTAATAATAAACTTGTGTGTTAGATAAGGATAGGAGGAATAAATTACCAAACCTTAATTAAAATGAGAaaagcaaagtttttattgcGTAAGTATCGCATTTGATTATTTCAGAGTTGTAAGTGTGATCACACCTTTAAACTTTCGATTTTAGTTGAATTTATATGTCGCGTAAACCAgaaaaaataggaatattGATGTGCTATCAAGTACCTAACACTAGAGAGGTATATTGACGCTGCAATTGAGATGGGAATATAATCAGTTCAATGTTTAGCTATTCCACACATGTATTTGTAAATTAGAGTTTCAAAAACTGCCCTTTTTGTTGTGGTGGAGTGTTTAGTTAGAAACTGTATAGTTGATGATGTTAACGTATCCCTTTGCAGCACTGATTATTGTTCAAAAACTTCACATTCCCACGGTCATTCATTAAACACAAAGCTGTAGAGGGGAACACTGAAGATGAATTCCGGGTTTAAAAGCATAAAAACCGAATTCAGCTTGAAACGGAGCAGAGATCGGTCAAACTGTAGTGCCTGACTTCAAAACCAAAACGTATCGCTTGCAAATACCTCCGCTggaaatttatattgaaaatatcgacaaaaaatatggttatttttattgtatcatggcagagaattttatttttgtgcaCAGAATGTTATGTACAGTGTAAAAATCCTGGATAGAGACGTCTTTTAGGCCGATAATCATAGATCAGTTTCTTGTAATGGGCGTGGTTATCGTGGTAATATCCATGTAAATGAGGACTCTATGGACTATTCACACGGTACTGTGGCCAAATACAGAGTCGTACCAGGCAGACAAAAATCTTATAATAGACTTTACTTGTATTTGAGTTGCTGCTATTGGGCTCACGGTACGGATCCGGACAGTCACTGAAGTGTGTGAATAGCGCTCCTACGTGCAATGATTATTATTACTCCAAAATTACGCTTGTGTACGTATTAGGATGGCGCAGGATTTTTAGGGTTCTAGaatattagtttatttttgattttagcaaaaaaattattcgaaaTTCTGGAAAACGAAATCACCTTCATCCAGATCTCTGGATAACCATCAAATAAACTTAGGATATTCTAGTTACCAGGAAAtcataaaagaatttaaattaggtTAAAGAAAGTCACCAACAAATCGTAAAACTGGTCGAGGCTCGACAGTGTATGGTAGCCCATCAGCTGTGAACATTGACCGATGCCGGATACCCAAGTAAAACGTCTTGTCAAGtatgtgaaaatgattttgggCTTTTTCGCTGCGAGCACCAATGAAAATATATGTGTCTGTCAAgtaaaccataaaaatatttatcgtAGACCTCATCCATAAGGATTGGTACTACAAGAAATTGCACCATCCTATTGTTCACAAACAAATTTAGGAAACATCGTAACACCTCACCTcattttgtctttttctttACACCAACAGAACGACAATGAAGACAAAActgtgaaataataattttaattaaatagcaACTTCTTTAAGGAAGAGAAAAACCACGAACAGTTTGATGGTAAAAAAGGCGATGAACGAACGTTATCACCATATCTCTTGCTGTATGTGGTTTTTCGAATCCGTCATGAAGCGAAAACGGGTGGTttcgaattaaaataaagCGCAAAATAATAAGTTTCAGAATTAAGTGTTGTATGGATTAACTTAGTATGTAAATATATGTTTTAGATTATAGAGGATTAAGAAATATTGTAGTGGATTTATTAGGAAATAAACGTATTTAAGTTAGAGGATTTGGGTTTCACTAACATGAGCTACAACGTGCTTTCCCCGTCATGTCCGAAAATAATTACTCAAATAAGTTATTggaacaataattttatttctgcaCAACATTAAACTTATCTTAATATCGTTTTATACAAGTACAAATTACACGACTTCATGGTActatgatttaataatataaaagttacatatgtatatgtattcACATAAATTACAGACGATCTAAGCTATTTACAAGGAAAAAAGAACCATAAATGTCTATTTCTTtaacaaacaatattttcaatgactATACTCCCTAGAAAATTCCCCGTCATTTGATTTCCTTAAGTACGTTTAAACCGACAGATAAATTAACTAGCCCTTGTCTAACTCAGTCTTATCACAAACGTTTAAGCAATATGTCTAGAAATTGATATTCTATACCTACTATTACTAAGCTGTATcatattgttattatattgCGGCAGCTAAAACGAGTTTCTACAAAAATTCGTTGAATGATTTATTACTTAagtgatattatttttgatagatGGAATGAGCTCTAGACAAATTCAACCACAACACTATCTTCGAGAGTCGTATCCCTTCTGCAAAACGTCATCGAGATAGTTTTGCAGAGTGTCTCCTTTACTCAGGCATACGAAGAGTCTTTACCTAAATTGCTGGAGGTACTGGAGCGACTAGTGGAAGATAATCTATGATTTAAGAATTTGCCAATATTTGAGAACTGCCAAAGAAAAGCTAAAGTTAAATCTCACCTTCGAAGATCGTTTGCTATGGAAGACTTATCGTTTTTGATTGGGGATCCCAATTTATGATTGGCGAGGAAAGTGTTGACGGACTCATCTGAGCCATAACTGTCATCCTCACTGTGAACATTAGTTCATCAGTATTGCGAGTAAAAATGATCcaaatgaggaaaaatatcaatttctttCACTaagaagaattaattattaactgtGAAATAACTTACCTATCGGATTCATTAGAAATACCATCTTCTAATTCTCCCTGTATGGCCGATTGAAGATCATCTATCCTTTTGAGCGCCAACCTCAAATCCGCCCTTGCAGTGGCGGATTCAGCTTCAAGAGTTTCGCATCGCTTCTctaattctttctttttgattATTACTTCAGACTCTTTAGCCAAGCTTTTGTTCAGCTCTTCCTTAACCTCTCTGTTCAATatagaaaaaacttaaaaaaaaaactaacactatgtgaaattataaaaatcaaacaaaaaccAAAGTTGCGAAAATGACACTTTAATTGGTATCAAACTCACCTGAGCTGTCTCTGTATCTTCCTAACTTGATCCTGCGCCTGCTGCTCCTTCACCCTTGATGTAGTAATctcattttgcaatttatccACCGTCTCCTTCAATCTGGTGATTTGTACTTCCATTCTGGACCTTGTAGTTTGCTCTAACTCCAACTTGGACTCTAACTCCTTCACCTTCAACTCCGATCGTTTATAAAGTAGATTCGATGAGGCTCCTCCCATGCTTTCCGCAGTTTCCAATCTCGTACTCAATTCAGCCAGCTGCTCTTTCAAGTGATTCCTCTCTACTTCAAGTTCGGAAACCAGACAAACTTGCTCCTGCAGCGCCATTTGGTCCACAGACATTTGCTGAACCGCTGCCTTGTATTTCTTCAAAACCTCGGCCAattcttcttcattttcttCCACTTGAGTCTGCAAATCGGTCTTCTCGCGCAGCATCACATTGGCTCTATCTTCAGCGTCCGCTTTTTGTTTATGCGCATCATCCAATAACAACTGCATTTCCGCTAATTCCTGCTCAAGGCTTTGTTTGGTCTTCAAAGCAATAGCCCTTGCGCACTCTAAATCTTCAAGTTGGTTACGAAGTTGTCTAATCATGTTTTTGCCGGGGGTTTCGGCCTTTTGGCGCTCCAGTTGTGCTTGAGTGTCTTTAAGTAGCACTTTGGTGCGTTTAAGGTCGCGTTTAAGGCGGTGCAAAAGGGCCTCGTCACCTGCGCGGTCTTGCCTTTCTGCGTCGGCTGCTGCTTGAAGTCTGCGCTCCAGTTCGTGTTTTTCACGGAGGAGGGTGGTGCGTTCTTCGTGCTCGTTTTCAAGTTGCTGTTCCAAGGCtgcagagaaaaaaaattatggaaaatttaagaTATTAATAACTGCGAATAAAACAgatatttataataacaatttctgaaatataaCCAGACGTTCATTCCTATTTGACTATCTGGTACAGCTAAAAAACGTTGTTCTTACCTTTCACTTTCTTTTGCGCATTACACCTCGCCTCTTCCACTTCCTCCTCCCTAATCTGCGCCTCTTTTTTAGCCTCTTTCCTCATTGATTCTAGCGACATTTCTAATCGCAGTTTAGCTTGCTCCAACAACTGCACTTGGCCGGCCAATTCGTCTAATTCTTCTTCTTGGTCTTGCAGACGCCTTTCGCagtcaattttttgtttgcgtAGGATTGTTACTTCTTCCTCGGTTTTGCCTAAATTGAATTCATATTAATATTGTGTCTAGACGACTATAATTGAGCTAAAATCtaagaaattatttagtttCGCATATCTTTTATTAACTATTGAAATTGGAAAGTTTGAATTTACCTCCGCAAGTGATTTCGTCAAATTCGCGCTGTAAAGCTGCcagtttttcttctttcaatTCAAGTTCCAACCGAACATCGGCTAGAGAACTGTCCATTGAGTACTTCTCGGCAATGTATACTTCTCTTTCTCGGGACAATCGATCCTTTGcctgtttttcctttttaagcTCGTCATGTAGCATCGCTG
This genomic interval carries:
- the Mhcl gene encoding unconventional myosin-XVIIIa isoform X6; this encodes MPLLPSNYTSKSSFLQTLYDNSDEDDVDIPSRLPPYQSRYIPVQTPVSHRPLSYQPTSYQSASYQPMSYQRTSYQPTSYQSSYQPVRNLRNSHTKSPSPPSYYQRCPPTRRVFPQSYESNEDDISHKDDSSLVYDANLSFVLGTKGQLRQNVKPVPAHLERESASNALSNKISNFLQRTDHVMDEWKRVGGKEDEEHTLRMKRNGLPHSGRSKSATNIMIKGCLLSRGDSVSRSSAAHDLPDVEECNTDNEIDELSEMTADLAEEHSTATLAAERLDAETSERLRLEKELSETKHKNKELQQASERLEMELLYAKSDLNGIAEEDEEGSEGDGVYKQRYERALKELEFTKRRLQQQHEDDLEQLVGLKKQLEKKLADAYEEVEEQRQVVGTWKRKVQKLTGEMNDLKLLLEEQSSRNNLLEKKQRKYDSEAAMLHDELKKEKQAKDRLSREREVYIAEKYSMDSSLADVRLELELKEEKLAALQREFDEITCGGKTEEEVTILRKQKIDCERRLQDQEEELDELAGQVQLLEQAKLRLEMSLESMRKEAKKEAQIREEEVEEARCNAQKKVKALEQQLENEHEERTTLLREKHELERRLQAAADAERQDRAGDEALLHRLKRDLKRTKVLLKDTQAQLERQKAETPGKNMIRQLRNQLEDLECARAIALKTKQSLEQELAEMQLLLDDAHKQKADAEDRANVMLREKTDLQTQVEENEEELAEVLKKYKAAVQQMSVDQMALQEQVCLVSELEVERNHLKEQLAELSTRLETAESMGGASSNLLYKRSELKVKELESKLELEQTTRSRMEVQITRLKETVDKLQNEITTSRVKEQQAQDQVRKIQRQLREVKEELNKSLAKESEVIIKKKELEKRCETLEAESATARADLRLALKRIDDLQSAIQGELEDGISNESDSEDDSYGSDESVNTFLANHKLGSPIKNDKSSIANDLRRLSSTSRSSTSSNLGKDSSYA